In the Nothobranchius furzeri strain GRZ-AD chromosome 15, NfurGRZ-RIMD1, whole genome shotgun sequence genome, one interval contains:
- the LOC129164722 gene encoding P2Y purinoceptor 1-like: MQHAPFKTGSVSTMCGHIGFSIWRKHQHIYRRRRTYCYLEIMNTTACHMIPTVYPQKFLPPVFIFVFIVGLLANVWGLKSLLLNWKKLGNVNIFVLNLGLADILYLLTLPFLMVYYFKGSMWIFGDVFCKVTRFCFNLNLYCSIGFLTCISVYRYLSIVYPLRVKGRLTTTHSVVITVTVWMLVGVQSLPDMFFPKTSTNVSEQCFDTTSDDHVDDYLKYSLSWTLIGFCVPSLVTLGCYGHMIAVLCYNKNIDEMLKQKSLKLLITLILLFSVCYIPYHVLKNLNLWSRVMSRQRICSKWNNGVYIAHQIS, translated from the coding sequence ATGCAGCATGCACCCTTTAAAACAGGAAGTGTCTCGACTATGTGTGGgcatattggtttttctatttgGAGGAAACACCAGCACATCTACAGGAGAAGACGTACCTACTGCTATCTGGAAATCATGAACACCACAGCTTGTCACATGATCCCAACTGTTTATCCACAGAAGTTCCTGCCTCCTGTCTTCATCTTTGTATTCATCGTTGGGCTGCTTGCTAATGTATGGGGACTGAAGTCTTTGCTGCTCAACTGGAAGAAACTGGGAAATGTCAACATCTTTGTTCTTAACCTTGGACTTGCAGACATCTTGTATCTGCTCACACTTCCCTTCCTGATGGTGTACTACTTTAAGGGAAGTATGTGGATATTTGGAGACGTCTTCTGCAAGGTTACAAGATTCTGCTTCAACCTGAATTTGTACTGCAGCATTGGCTTCCTGACTTGTATAAGCGTGTACAGGTACCTGTCTATTGTCTATCCTCTGAGAGTGAAGGGAAGATTAACTACGACTCACTCTGTGGTCATAACGGTCACGGTTTGGATGCTGGTGGGTGTTCAAAGTCTTCCTGACATGTTCTTCCCTAAAACATCAACAAATGTGTCTGAACAATGTTTTGATACCACCTCTGATGATCATGTGGATGATTACCTGAAGTACAGCCTCAGCTGGACACTGATTGGATTCTGTGTTCCATCCCTCGTCACACTGGGTTGCTACGGACACATGATTGCTGTTCTCTGCTACAACAAAAACATAGATGAGATGCTGAAACAAAAAAGCTTAAAACTACTGATCACTCTGATTCTTCTCTTCTCCGTTTGCTACATACCCTATCACGTGCTCAAGAACCTCAACTTGTGGTCGAGAGTTATGTCTAGACAGAGGATATGCTCCAAATGGAACAACGGAGTCTACATCGCTCATCAGATAAGTTGA